The following proteins are encoded in a genomic region of Sorangiineae bacterium MSr12523:
- a CDS encoding DUF4159 domain-containing protein: protein MRRSYLVVVFMLTVVGLALLIPQPARAFGDAGGFDPRILLTGSQTNAARPSAPGRWSWELVQRTSAPARLRPSLVHASDATITDGPFLYWSGDAAVPALTSAEIAGLRRFFALGGVMLVDDAGVSNEGAPGAFGTSARREIARVLPDSAPITIGADHVVFRTFYLLRRAEGRIAGPKTLEAIVRGGSAQVIFSSHDLGGALARGPTGMWEQPVIPGGDVQRERAIRLAVNVAMYVLCSNYKDDQVHAPFLMRRRALSPHSEP, encoded by the coding sequence GTGAGGCGTTCGTACCTTGTCGTCGTGTTCATGCTGACCGTGGTGGGCTTGGCGTTGCTCATCCCGCAGCCTGCACGCGCCTTTGGCGACGCCGGCGGCTTCGACCCGCGCATCCTTCTCACGGGATCGCAGACCAACGCCGCGCGGCCTTCGGCGCCGGGCCGCTGGTCGTGGGAGCTCGTGCAGCGTACGAGTGCACCGGCGCGGCTTCGTCCGAGCCTGGTGCATGCCAGCGATGCAACCATCACCGACGGGCCCTTCCTCTATTGGAGCGGCGATGCGGCCGTCCCGGCGCTGACATCGGCGGAAATCGCGGGGCTGCGACGCTTCTTCGCACTGGGCGGGGTCATGCTGGTGGACGATGCGGGCGTCTCGAACGAGGGCGCGCCCGGGGCATTCGGGACCTCCGCGCGGCGCGAGATCGCCCGGGTGCTGCCGGATTCGGCGCCCATCACCATCGGCGCCGATCACGTGGTGTTTCGCACCTTCTACCTGCTTCGCCGCGCCGAAGGGCGCATTGCCGGGCCGAAAACGCTGGAGGCCATCGTGCGCGGCGGCTCGGCGCAGGTCATCTTCTCCTCGCACGATCTGGGCGGCGCCTTGGCGCGCGGGCCCACGGGCATGTGGGAGCAACCCGTCATTCCCGGCGGTGACGTGCAGCGCGAACGGGCGATCCGCCTCGCGGTGAACGTGGCCATGTACGTGCTTTGCTCGAACTACAAAGACGACCAAGTGCACGCGCCCTTCTTGATGCGCCGGCGCGCCCTCTCGCCGCACAGCGAGCCCTGA